A region of Paroedura picta isolate Pp20150507F unplaced genomic scaffold, Ppicta_v3.0 Ppicta_v3_sca21, whole genome shotgun sequence DNA encodes the following proteins:
- the PRX gene encoding periaxin isoform X5 translates to MEQTVETSELLEIIVETEAEAGASGMSVAGGGRQGLFVKDVLKGSPAAQALRLREGDQLLSARVYFDNMKYEDALQILKSAEPYKVSFCLKRTVPSTGVARSPGAPPFEARGPKAKVAKLSIQSLTSLKKKPKKAGKGLAKDRRGEAARGSQELVVAPVDVEFCMPKFSKLRKARSTGEVAAAARPSPDLSPLLSSLETKRRRLKLPRLRVKEALAARAVGRREEALPKAHTGQKAAAPTGAGGRVSRFTVPFSKGKKPKEEEATRGFQAPQVELDFPVPKVGPGRESPKAAAGHKIQVPPLGLPQVEVALPKGSPAGPEAPKEGPLAGLRLPAAEVAAPQVDLALSLPRLEGRPPEVAPRGDGLQLKVPKLGVSAKEMERKPALLDAVVGIGRAAVEGLEEKLAMPSLEVEIPLPRGKEEAEVPRPKTEIPEVSLKVPTVSLPKLGSKAREEVEEEESRVPQLELSVGRRDSPKAEARSPAPSVGFSRRPESREAPTGPAESKMRSLGLKVPSLNISAPRVPDVPLPKSLVGLVARAPEAKAEEAVEGPRFKLQMPQLSLPKCSPPKATPSPPTGPRKPEGGAGGKAGVLDLELDLPTGKPPEVQLPPKGHVPKPELDLSVDRPWGEVALPAARLSFPSATVPALELDLPRAGLELGFPKAESERLQSDRPQRDHEAMFKMPTMGTLSKGLSVEISIPKYVEGEQPEQQPGPEASEGPGLGAMVAKIPQVDLAFSTEAAAAASVGRKGGPQAEGSAKLPSVEISAIKLPQAATESGKFPETEVKLKSPKFALPKFSISGPKAWKVSTELFGAQGESPEAAERGSKLKMPKFGIAFPKSKGGGDAEGPKPALGGERRSPPKEPAESRRQLPAMALPKVEVEVPTLGKDESSSEDGSGTVPELGLELPDIRRKMPKFSLPRFGGKGKEGEAELEKGEKDGRVKASKFKMALFSGMGRGPEGGGLEGADTKTQKGSESPREKTRGPLHKMPSPKAELLHGHISQVELPQLSLPEANREETLLVDPGSPKARVPSLEIAMPGAPTKAEPAPGVPWAGGEAEVRMPQGPSLAVSVPQVELDLSLPSTGAGPPLLHRVPGAEAKIRLPQVELLALGSGEEGAAGGGGERGTGGAAKLWVPQVDLALPKGPPPEGEPPRPEGDGPEGRFQLPSVELTKFPTPKASAPGGSLEGGKVKLSSPAIRLPKFKVPSKGGEGEAEATLPQLELKVPKLGGSSERLGAEAGAAGPCPPSGFGLCQAGGEAEEGVAVSADSKFKLKLPSLSLSKAGPEARADTQPLCPSRKEGDAAFRRPQIALPDVGFSMGQEGRGEAEEEAGKLASVEGPGAEGSEAWGKMPRAKIPAKGGQDDPEGKAFRVPGLELAAPALKAHAEYQVEGAQRRAGGSPEEAGRRARASSDGRKSPRGRGEAADAEAGKKYKGKIPKFTLAWPKAGEGTAGQEGEAKAKRPVLALGRPRGRETEAASGLLEGDEEADGKGVMGRLKLGLSRLKMGPEANGELGDGSSRGGRLPKVGFSHGEGAEAALQNGAQDAKAKLGKIRLPQVELSSPSPTAEGDPELSLELVGGDEAKEWPGAWAALKFKPPQITFSGFRERNGEPGSGALVPSAARTEMASLERAEASRKGEKPPKFKFPKVVLSPKAHRAEEVARGSQEGLKLQVPKVGFSEEAGGIPPQAVAEGKGEATAAL, encoded by the exons ATGGAG CAGACCGTTGAGACCTCCGAACTCTTGGAGATCATTGTGGAGACCGAGGCTGAGGCCGGGGCCAGCGGCATGAGTGTGGCCGGAGGAGGGAGGCAAGGCCTGTTCGTCAAGGACGTGCTGAAGGGCTCCCCGGCTGCTCAagccctgaggctcagggaag gtgacCAGCTCCTGAGCGCCAGGGTGTATTTTGACAACATGAAGTACGAAGATGCCCTGCAGATCCTCAAGAGTGCCGAGCCGTACAAGGTCTCCTTCTGCCTGAAGCGGACAGTCCCCAGCACAGGTGTGGCACGCAGCCCTGGAGCCCCCCCTTTCGAAGCCAGGGGGCCCAAAGCCAAAGTCGCCAAGCTG AGCATTCAGAGCTTGACTTCCCTGAAGAAGAAGCCTAAGAAGGCTGGGAAGGGCTTGGCCAAGGACAGGCGGGGGGAGGCGGCCCGTGGCAGCCAGGAGCTGGTGGTGGCCCCCGTGGATGTGGAGTTCTGCATGCCCAAGTTCTCCAAGCTGCGCAAGGCCAGGAGCACCGGAgaagtggcagcagctgcccggCCCAGCCCggacctctctcctctcctctcctctctggaGACCAAGCGGCGTCGGCTGAAGCTCCCCAGGCTGAGGGTCAAAGAGGCCCTGGCAGCGAGGGCCGTGGGGCGGCGGGAAGAGGCTCTGCCAAAGGCCCACACGGGACAGAAAGCTGCTGCCCCAACAGGGGCCGGGGGGAGAGTCTCCCGATTCACTGTCCCCTTCTCCAAAGGCAAGAAGCCCAAAGAGGAAGAGGCCACCAGGGGATTCCAGGCCCCCCAGGTAGAACTGGACTTCCCTGTGCCCAAAGTCGGGCCCGGTAGAGAATCCCCCAAGGCTGCTGCGGGTCACAAAATCCAAGTTCCGCCACTTGGGCTGCCCCAGGTGGAGGTGGCCCTGCCCAAGGGAAGCCCCGCAGGTCCAGAAGCACCCAAAGAGggtcccctggctgggctgagacTCCCTGCGGCTGAAGTGGCGGCTCCCCAGGTAGACCTGGCCCTGAGCCTCCCCCGGCTAGAGGGGAGGCCCCCAGAAGTGGCCCCCCGAGGGGACGGCCTCCAGCTCAAGGTCCCCAAGCTGGGGGTCTCTGCCAAAGAGATGGAGAGGAAGCCGGCCCTCCTCGATGCTGTTGTAGGAATTGGCAGGGCTGCCGTTGAGGGGCTGGAAGAGAAGCTGGCCATGCCGTCCCTGGAGGTCGAGATCCCTTTGcccagggggaaggaagaagcgGAGGTGCCCAGGCCAAAAACTGAAATCCCAGAGGTCTCGCTCAAGGTGCCCACCGTCAGCCTGCCCAAGCTGGGCTCCAAGGCCcgagaggaggtggaggaggaagagagtcgAGTGCCCCAACTGGAGCTCTCCGTGGGCAGACGGGACAGCCCAAAGGCCGAAGCCAGGAGCCCGGCCCCCAGCGTTGGGTTCTCCAGGAGGCCAGAGAGCAGAGAGGCCCCCACGGGGCCTGCTGAGAGCAAGATGAGGTCCTTGGGCCTAAAGGTGCCGTCCCTCAACATCTCTGCCCCGAGGGTGCCTGACGTGCCGCTCCCAAAGTCCTTGGTTGGTTTGGTGGCCCGTGCCCCGGAGGCAAAGGCGGAGGAGGCTGTGGAAGGGCCCCGATTCAAGCTCCAGATGCCCCAGTTATCACTCCCCAAATGCAGCCCCCCCAAGGCAacgccctccccacccacagggCCACGGAAGCCAGAAGGTGGGGCTGGAGGGAAGGCAGGGGTCCTGGACCTGGAGCTCGACTTGCCCACAGGGAAGCCCCCGGAAGTGCAGCTCCCCCCCAAGGGTCATGTGCCGAAGCCAGAGTTGGACCTGAGCGTGGACAGGCCATGGGGGGAAGTGGCCCTTCCTGCTGCCCGGCTGAGTTTCCCTTCGGCCACCGTCCCAGCCCTGGAGCTCGACTTGCCCAGAGCTGGGCTTGAACTTGGCTTCCCCAAGGCAGAAAGCGAGCGTCTGCAGTCTGATCGCCCCCAGAGGGACCACGAGGCCATGTTTAAAATGCCCACcatggggaccctgagcaaagGCCTTAGCGTGGAGATCAGCATTCCCAAATACGTGGAGGGGGAGCAGCCGGAGCAGCAGCCAGGGCCGGAGGCCTCAGAGGGGCCGGGCCTTGGGGCAATGGTCGCCAAAATCCCCCAGGTGGACCTGGCTTTCAGCACAGAGGCAGCGGCAGCGGCCAGCGTGGGGCGCAAGGGCGGCCCACAAGCAGAAGGCTCGGCTAAGCTGCCTTCAGTGGAAATCTCCGCCATAAAGCTCCCACAGGCAGCCACAGAGAGCGGCAAATTCCCTGAGACAGAAGTCAAGTTGAAGTCGCCCAAATTTGCCCTCCCCAAATTCAGCATTTCTGGCCCCAAGGCCTGGAAAGTCAGCACGGAACTGTTTGGGGCACAGGGGGAAAGCCCCGAGGCCGCAGAGAGAGGGTCCAAGTTGAAGATGCCCAAGTTTGGGATTGCCTTCCCCAAATCCAAAGGGGGTGGTGATGCAGAGGGCCCCAAGCCGGccctgggaggagaaaggagaagtcCTCCCAAGGAGCCAGCAGAGAGCAGGAGGCAGCTCCCTGCCATGGCGCTGCCCAAGGTAGAGGTCGAGGTGCCCACGCTGGGCAAAGACGAGTCCTCCAGCGAAGATGGCAGCGGGACTGTGCCCGAGCTTGGCCTGGAGCTCCCGGACATCAGGCGGAAGATGCCCAAGTTCTCCCTGCCCAGATTTGGGGGCAAAGGCAAGGAGGGCGAGGCGGagctggagaaaggagagaaggacgGCCGGGTCAAGGCCTCCAAATTCAAAATGGCACTCTTCAGTGGGATGGGGCGTGGCCCAGAGGGCGGGGGCCTTGAAGGGGCGGATACCAAAACCCAGAAGGGGTCCGAGAGCCCCAGGGAGAAGACCAGGGGTCCCCTGCACAAGATGCCCTCTCCCAAGGCAGAGCTGCTCCATGGGCACATCTCCCAGGTGGAGCTGCCCCAGCTCAGCCTTCCAGAGGCCAACCGGGAAGAGACTCTGCTTGTGGACCCTGGCAGCCCCAAGGCCAGAGTGCCCTCGCTGGAGATTGCCATGCCTGGCGCTCCCACCAAAGCAGAGCCGGCTCCAGGGGTGCCCTGGGCAGGAGGCGAGGCAGAAGTGAGGATGCCCCAGGGGCCCTCTCTGGCCGTCTCTGTCCCCCAAGTGGAGCTGGACCTTAGCTTGCCCTCCACTGGGGCAGGCCCCCCCCTGCTGCACAGAGTTCCTGGGGCAGAGGCCAAAATCAGGCTGCCCCAAGTGGAGCTGCTGGCCCTTGGGagcggggaggagggggcggctgggggagggggagagcgggGCACAGGGGGGGCTGCCAAGCTCTGGGTACCCCAAGTGGATCTCGCCCTGCCCAAAGGGCCACCGCCTGAGGGGGAGCCACCCCGGCCGGAGGGAGACGGGCCTGAGGGGAGGTTCCAGCTGCCTTCTGTGGAGCTGACCAAGTTCCCCACCCCGAAAGCGAGTGCCCCAGGGGGGAGTCTGGAAGGGGGCAAGGTCAAGTTGAGCAGCCCGGCCATCAGGCTGCCCAAATTCAAAGTCCCcagcaagggaggggagggggaggcagaagcGACTCTGCCCCAACTCGAGCTGAAGGTTCCCAAACTCGGAGGGAGCTCCGAGAGGCTGGGGGCAGAAGCAGGGGCTGCGGGGCCCTGTCCCCCCAGTGGCTTCGGCCTGTGCCAGGCGGGCggggaggcagaggagggggTCGCTGTCAGCGCCGACAGCAAGTTCAAGCTGAAGCTCCCCTCGCTGAGCCTCTCCAAGGCAGGGCCGGAGGCGCGGGCGGACACCCAGCCCCTGTGCCCCTCCCGGAAGGAGGGAGACGCGGCCTTCCGAAGGCCCCAGATCGCTCTGCCGGACGTGGGGTTCTCCATGGGTCAggaaggcaggggagaggccGAGGAGGAAGCAGGGAAACTGGCAAGTGTGGAGGGTCCGGGAGCCGAGGGGTCGGAGGCCTGGGGCAAGATGCCCAGGGCCAAGATCCCAGCCAAGGGAGGGCAGGACGACCCAGAAGGAAAGGCATTCAGGGTGCCtggcctggagctggcagcccctgCCCTCAAGGCTCACGCTGAGTACCAAGTGGAGGGGGCCCAGCGCCGGGCCGGGGGCTCCCCAGAAGAGGCTGGCAGAAGAGCCCGGGCCAGCAGCGACGGCCGGAAGAGCCCCAGAGGCCGAGGGGAGGCCGctgatgctgaggcaggcaaGAAGTACAAGGGGAAGATCCCAAAGTTCACGCTGGCCTGGCCCaaagctggggaaggcactgcggGGCAGGAGGGCGAGGCCAAGGCCAAGAGGCCCGTCCTTGCACTGGGCAGGCctagggggagggagacagaagcCGCCTCGGGGCTGCTGGAGGGAGACGAGGAGGCAGACGGCAAGGGGGTGATGGGCAGGCTCAAGCTGGGGCTCTCCCGCCTGAAGATGGGCCCAGAAGCCAATGGAGAGCTGGGGGATGGCTCCTCCAGAGGGGGGCGGCTGCCGAAGGTGGGCTTCTCCCACGGGGAGGGGGCCGAGGCTGCCTTGCAGAACGGCGCTCAAGATGCCAAAGCCAAGCTGGGCAAGATCCGGCTGCCGCAAGTGGagctgtcctccccctcccccacggcgGAGGGTGACCCGGAGCTCAGCCTGGAGCTGGTAGGGGGCGATGAGGCCAAGGAGTGGCCGGGCGCTTGGGCCGCCCTCAAGTTTAAGCCCCCCCAAATCACCTTCTCGGGCTTCCGGGAGAGAAACGGGGAGCCAGGCTCAGGGGCCTTGGTCCCCTCGGCAGCCCGAACGGAGATGGCCTCCCTGGAGAGGGCGGAGGCATCCCGCAAGGGGGAGAAACCCCCCAAGTTCAAGTTTCCTAAGGTGGTGCTCAGCCCCAAGGCCCACAGGGCAGAGGAGGTGGCGAGGGGCTCTCAAGAGGGGCTGAAGCTCCAGGTGCCCAAGGTGGGTTTCTCAGAGGAGGCTGGAGGGATCCCCCCACAGGCGGTGGCGGAAGGCAAGGGGGAAGCTACGGCTGCCCTGTGA